A window of the Limanda limanda chromosome 8, fLimLim1.1, whole genome shotgun sequence genome harbors these coding sequences:
- the LOC133009377 gene encoding circadian-associated transcriptional repressor, whose protein sequence is MSATDSDTSIDWLASDTEDNESEREFDGSTELSQTEAPPSPSSPTHLGPSDASRRQSSEMKGEEGDWSEVREASSRGSSSPGRTETYDVAIGLCKTHQGEKANGRNAQQALKRPRSSAEEECEERQLNSNMSERDRVFSSKCMELQCYIHPLSLILNGLRSGRYRERLSSFQESVAMDRIQRIMGVLQNPCMGEKYINIILKMEEMLKSWFPNVKLQDQLAVTQTEKAAPTKKLKLSPVNATAAESPVTVSDPPVGAKALRVTELTPGGAHSASNLKWLHTSPICSPPAEQAQAGPRHLLPPRDRDLTQVNAVSSSTDAHTKTDSGPRGRPPGKINAPCLERLLKSTESIITRRESRGLMDSSWS, encoded by the exons ATGTCTGCTACAGATTCGGACACCTCCATTGACTGGCTGGCTAGCGACACCGAGGACAATGAGAGCGAACGAGAGTTTGACGGTTCCACAGAGCTCAGCCAGACAGAGGCTCCTCCGTCCCCAAGCAGCCCGACACACCTGGGTCCGTCTGACGCCAGCCGCCGCCAAAGCAGTGAGATgaagggagaagagggggaCTGGAGCGAGGTCAGGGAGGCCTCCAGCCGGGGATCTTCTTCCCCCGGCCGCACAGAGACATACGACGTCGCCATTGGCCTGTGTAAGACACACCAAGGTGAAAAGGCGAACGGCAGAAATGCCCAACAAGCACTGAAGAGACCTCGCAGCTCCGCGGAAGAGGAGTGCGAGGAACGGCAGCTCAATTCCAACATGTCGGAGAGAGACCGAGTTTTCAGCAGTAAG TGCATGGAGCTACAATGCTACATTCACCCACTGTCATTAATCCTGAACGGCCTTCGTTCAGGGAGATACAGAGAAC GACTCAGCAGTTTCCAGGAGAGTGTGGCGATGGACAGGATTCAGAGGATCATGGGTGTTCTGCAGAACCCCTGCATGGG AGAGAAATACATTAATATCATTCTTAAAATGGAGGAAATGCTGAAGAGCTGGTTCCCTAACGTAAAACTCCAAGACCAACTCGCTGTCACGCAGACGGAGAAAGCAGCTCCTACCAAGAAACTGAag CTGTCGCCAGTGAACGCCACTGCAGCCGAGAGCCCAGTCACCGTGAGCGATCCTCCAGTCGGTGCCAAAGCCCTGAGAGTCACCGAGCTCACTCCTGGTGGAGCCCACTCCGCCAGTAACCTGAAGTGGCTCCACACGTCACCCATCTGCTCCCCCCCAGCAGAGCAGGCCCAGGCTGGCCCCAGGCACCTGCTGCCCCCCAGAGACAGAGACCTGACCCAGGTTAACGCTGTGTCCTCCAGCACCGACGCCCACACTAAGACAGACTCTGGGCCGCGGGGCCGTCCGCCTGGCAAAATCAACGCGCCCTGCCTAGAGAGGCTCCTTAAATCGACAGAAAGCATCATCACCCGCAGGGAGAGCCGGGGTTTGATGGACAGCAGCTGGTCCTAG